A genomic stretch from Desulfovibrio sp. TomC includes:
- a CDS encoding hybrid sensor histidine kinase/response regulator: MTTPSKLPAILIVDDVPANIRMLAACLHDSYTIHAAASGTDALALARRVAPELILLDVVMPDIDGYEVCRRLKAEAATADIPIIFVTANHAPEDEAHGLSLGAVDYLIKPVSPAVVRARVKNHLELRAARQALARQNEELLDAATLREDVDRIMRHDLKAPLTGIIGLPQIILDDGGLTDAQAMYLRLIEENGYKMLSMINLSLDLFKIERGTYRLNPEPVELVAMARRLFMEFSALAGPRNLTCRLTIDGREAGASDTVYLCGERLLLYTMLANCVKNALEASPAGGVVAVHLHPGEPTEVRVQNTGVVPPGMRERFFQKYATEGKMGGTGLGVYSTRLIAETHGGTVRMETSDETGRTTVFLSLPQGELRIGPDRNSGAAQVACGSGQV, translated from the coding sequence ATGACGACGCCGTCCAAACTTCCTGCGATCCTCATCGTTGACGATGTGCCGGCCAACATCCGCATGCTGGCCGCGTGCCTGCACGACAGCTACACCATCCATGCGGCCGCCAGCGGGACCGATGCCCTGGCCCTGGCCCGCCGGGTGGCTCCTGAGCTTATCCTGCTCGACGTGGTCATGCCCGACATTGACGGCTATGAGGTCTGCCGCCGGCTCAAGGCCGAGGCCGCAACCGCCGACATCCCCATCATTTTCGTCACCGCCAACCATGCCCCGGAAGACGAGGCCCATGGCCTGTCGCTCGGGGCCGTGGACTACCTCATAAAGCCGGTCAGTCCGGCCGTGGTGCGGGCCCGGGTGAAAAACCACCTGGAACTGCGGGCTGCCCGGCAGGCCCTGGCCCGGCAAAACGAGGAGCTACTCGATGCGGCCACGTTGCGCGAGGACGTGGACCGCATCATGCGCCACGATCTCAAGGCCCCGCTCACCGGCATCATCGGCCTGCCCCAGATCATCCTCGACGACGGCGGCCTGACCGACGCCCAGGCCATGTATTTGCGGCTGATCGAGGAAAACGGCTACAAAATGCTGTCCATGATCAACCTGTCCCTTGATCTGTTTAAGATCGAGCGGGGAACCTATCGCTTAAACCCCGAGCCGGTGGAGCTGGTCGCCATGGCGCGACGGCTCTTTATGGAATTTTCCGCCTTGGCCGGACCACGGAATCTGACCTGCCGTCTGACCATCGACGGACGCGAGGCCGGCGCAAGCGACACCGTATATCTCTGTGGCGAACGGCTGTTGCTCTATACCATGCTGGCCAATTGCGTGAAAAACGCCTTGGAAGCTTCGCCGGCGGGCGGCGTGGTGGCGGTGCACCTGCACCCCGGGGAACCGACCGAGGTGCGGGTGCAAAACACCGGCGTGGTGCCGCCGGGGATGCGGGAACGGTTTTTCCAGAAGTACGCCACCGAAGGCAAGATGGGCGGCACCGGTCTTGGGGTCTATTCCACCCGGCTCATAGCCGAGACCCACGGCGGCACGGTCCGCATGGAAACCAGTGACGAAACCGGCCGGACAACGGTTTTCCTGAGCCTGCCCCAGGGGGAGCTGCGCATTGGCCCAGACCGCAATTCCGGGGCGGCCCAGGTGGCTTGCGGCAGCGGCCAAGTGTAG
- a CDS encoding HD domain-containing phosphohydrolase, translated as MDKPKRILAIDDERINLRVIGGLLRNLGHEPILVESFAEAKALLDSSIDLVLLDVMMPETDGFTVARQIRSMEGVSDVPIIMVTALTSKQDRLKAVEAGANDFISKPIDLTELRVRMGSLLKMKESQDEVKRYQAELEEMVAVRTSALKMALDNVQQSQRVILTAHLETIHRLAAAAEFKDEETADHIQRMSRYCALLAARLGLPEAEVDLILQASPMHDIGKIGIPDSILLKPAKLTPEEWEVMKRHTIYGARILGESNFELLRVGEIIALSHHEKWDGSGYPKGLSGEDIPLYGRICAVADVFDALTSRRPYKEPFSNEKSLEIMRAGRGSHFEPRILDVFFNDFDRVQEIQREFLEG; from the coding sequence GTGGACAAGCCCAAACGGATTTTGGCGATAGACGACGAGCGCATCAATTTGCGGGTTATTGGCGGACTGTTGCGCAATCTCGGTCACGAACCGATCCTGGTTGAATCCTTTGCCGAGGCCAAGGCCCTGCTTGATTCGAGCATCGACCTCGTGTTGCTCGACGTCATGATGCCCGAGACCGACGGCTTTACCGTAGCCCGGCAGATCCGGTCCATGGAGGGCGTTTCCGACGTGCCCATTATCATGGTCACGGCCCTGACCAGCAAGCAGGACCGGCTCAAGGCCGTGGAAGCCGGGGCCAACGATTTTATTTCCAAGCCCATTGATCTCACCGAGCTTCGTGTGCGCATGGGATCGCTGCTCAAGATGAAGGAATCCCAGGACGAGGTGAAGCGCTACCAGGCCGAGCTGGAAGAAATGGTGGCGGTGCGCACCTCGGCGCTCAAAATGGCCCTGGACAATGTCCAGCAGTCCCAGCGCGTCATCCTGACCGCCCACCTGGAGACCATTCACCGTCTCGCCGCCGCAGCGGAATTCAAGGACGAGGAAACCGCCGACCACATCCAGCGCATGAGCCGCTACTGCGCCCTGCTGGCCGCCCGGCTGGGGCTGCCCGAGGCCGAGGTGGACCTTATCCTGCAAGCCAGTCCCATGCACGACATCGGCAAAATCGGCATTCCCGACAGCATTCTGCTCAAGCCCGCCAAGCTCACTCCCGAGGAGTGGGAGGTCATGAAGCGCCACACCATCTACGGGGCGCGCATTCTTGGCGAATCGAATTTCGAGCTGTTGCGGGTGGGCGAGATCATCGCCCTGTCCCACCATGAGAAATGGGACGGATCGGGCTATCCCAAGGGGCTTTCCGGCGAGGATATTCCGCTGTACGGCCGCATCTGCGCCGTGGCCGACGTGTTCGACGCCCTGACCAGCCGGCGGCCCTACAAGGAGCCTTTCAGCAATGAGAAGTCTCTGGAAATCATGCGGGCCGGCCGGGGAAGCCATTTTGAACCGCGCATTCTGGATGTCTTTTTCAACGATTTCGATCGGGTTCAGGAAATCCAGCGGGAATTTCTCGAGGGCTAG
- a CDS encoding autotransporter assembly complex protein TamA, producing the protein MAVISLRIAHWERFLKAAGGLALPVGFVLVLAVSALAGSRVEPAKVPAGLAYVVRYEGDVAPETLDLLHRVSKAETLRDTPPDSPLLLERRAEEDKAAFAKVFQSQGRFAATIAASLDTAATPAALTYRIDAGPQFDLRRVVLTPTSGSDAPALPGPGQIGLTVPEPFTAKAILEAEEKITELLRNDAHPFVKVENRQVTADFANHAVSVVWTVDTGPRTAFGPVVFSGLTTVKESYLAGLVPWLRGEPYDARTVERYRRKLTGLELFNAVQVETGPVDPATGQAPIQVALVERKHRTIKGGVDYKTDEGPGANLGWENRNLFGGGEKMAVTASASGIEQFGEASFDKPDAITPKDLFRAKARIANEDKKAYKGQNATATATLRRQFTDSLSAGAGLGYRASRIEEDQSRPWEDDARYGFVFVPVEATYDGRDDVLDPQKGVLASASVAPYWGTLAGGANFIRPELSLAHYLKLMDKPGVVLATRVSGGANAGAERDDVSPDLRYYAGGSGSIRGYSYQSVGPTRGKTPIGGGSVLTFSTELRLRVTELVGIVPFLDGGTAFTSALPPYDQPIMLGAGLGLRIFTPVGPVRIDVATPLARRKDIDDIAQFYCSIGQSF; encoded by the coding sequence GTGGCAGTTATTTCTCTTCGCATAGCGCACTGGGAGCGTTTTCTAAAAGCCGCCGGGGGCCTCGCGCTTCCGGTCGGGTTTGTCCTGGTTCTGGCCGTTTCGGCCCTGGCCGGCAGCCGGGTGGAGCCGGCCAAGGTTCCGGCCGGGCTGGCCTACGTGGTGCGCTACGAAGGCGACGTCGCCCCGGAAACCCTTGATCTGCTGCACCGCGTGTCCAAGGCCGAAACCCTGCGCGACACGCCGCCGGATTCGCCGCTGTTGCTCGAACGCCGGGCCGAAGAAGACAAGGCCGCTTTTGCCAAGGTCTTCCAGTCCCAGGGCCGGTTTGCCGCCACCATCGCCGCCAGCCTGGACACCGCCGCGACACCGGCCGCCCTCACCTACCGCATCGACGCCGGCCCGCAGTTCGACCTGCGCCGGGTGGTCCTGACCCCGACCAGCGGCAGCGACGCCCCGGCCCTGCCCGGCCCCGGACAGATCGGCCTGACCGTGCCAGAACCGTTTACGGCCAAGGCCATCCTCGAGGCCGAAGAAAAAATCACCGAACTGCTTCGCAACGACGCCCACCCCTTCGTCAAGGTGGAGAACCGGCAGGTCACGGCTGATTTCGCCAACCACGCCGTCAGCGTGGTCTGGACCGTGGACACGGGACCCCGCACGGCCTTTGGCCCGGTGGTCTTTTCCGGCCTGACCACGGTCAAGGAAAGCTATCTGGCCGGGCTTGTGCCCTGGCTGCGCGGCGAACCCTACGACGCCCGGACCGTGGAGCGCTATCGCCGCAAACTGACTGGCCTTGAGCTGTTTAACGCCGTGCAGGTGGAAACCGGTCCGGTGGACCCGGCCACGGGCCAAGCCCCCATCCAGGTGGCCCTGGTCGAACGCAAGCACCGCACGATCAAAGGCGGCGTGGACTACAAGACCGACGAAGGCCCCGGGGCCAACCTCGGCTGGGAAAACCGCAACCTCTTTGGCGGCGGCGAAAAGATGGCGGTTACGGCCAGCGCCTCGGGCATCGAACAATTCGGCGAGGCGTCCTTTGACAAGCCCGACGCCATCACGCCCAAGGATCTCTTCCGAGCCAAGGCCAGGATCGCAAACGAGGACAAGAAGGCGTACAAGGGCCAAAACGCCACGGCCACGGCCACGCTACGCCGCCAGTTCACCGATTCCCTGTCCGCCGGGGCCGGTCTTGGCTACCGGGCCTCGCGCATTGAAGAAGATCAGTCGCGCCCCTGGGAGGACGACGCCCGGTACGGCTTTGTGTTCGTGCCGGTGGAAGCCACCTACGACGGCCGCGACGACGTTCTTGACCCCCAGAAAGGCGTTCTGGCCAGCGCCTCGGTGGCCCCGTACTGGGGCACCCTGGCCGGCGGCGCGAATTTCATCCGGCCGGAACTCTCCCTGGCCCATTACTTAAAGCTCATGGACAAGCCCGGCGTGGTCCTGGCCACCCGCGTTTCCGGCGGGGCCAACGCCGGGGCCGAGCGCGACGACGTGTCCCCGGACCTGCGCTACTACGCCGGCGGCAGCGGTTCCATCCGGGGCTATTCCTACCAGAGCGTCGGTCCCACCCGCGGCAAAACGCCCATCGGCGGCGGCTCGGTGCTGACCTTTTCCACGGAACTGCGCCTGCGCGTCACGGAACTGGTCGGCATCGTCCCCTTCCTGGACGGCGGCACAGCCTTCACGAGCGCCCTGCCGCCCTACGACCAGCCCATCATGCTCGGCGCGGGCCTTGGCCTGCGGATATTTACCCCGGTCGGCCCGGTGCGCATCGACGTGGCCACCCCGCTGGCCCGGCGCAAGGACATCGACGACATTGCCCAATTCTACTGCAGCATCGGACAATCCTTCTAG
- a CDS encoding HAD-IC family P-type ATPase yields MQSTTGPAWHARAEAEVLAALETDAASGLSANESARRLARHGPNAVSPGRRTGALGRFLLQFHQPLIYILLAAAVVAALLGEAVDATVIGGVVLVNAVVGYLQEAKAVAALSALARSMVTEAAVLRNGIWQAIAAEGLVPGDIVRLRPGDKVPADLRLLSVQSLRLDESPLTGESVPVDKAVAALAEETILAERSNLAFASTLAVYGQGTGVVVATGDHAAIGRIAALTAAADALATPLTRAIARFSRLVLCGILVLAGLTFVVGVVRGQPTTDMFMAAVALAVGAIPEGLPAAVTVILAIGVSRMAGRRAVVRHLPAVETLGSTTVICTDKTGTLTQNRMTVSELVLPGGVWTVGPDGFAPTAGDAGADRRELTDTLTAAALCNDAVLDADGSGFAGDPTEAALLVAAKRAGLDLASLAQALPRLADEPFASERMYMATLHAPGREAASHLFFKGSVEATLPRCHAAAGAPLDAAAIRRTVEDMGRRGLRVLALARRKLPPGRTAIAAADHDSGLTFLGLVGMIDPARPEAVAAVAACRRAGVMVKMITGDHAATAAAIGADIGLSGDNPIVAMTGRDIDAAPPENLPRLAEAAHVFARVSPEQKLRLVKALQGLGHVCAMTGDGVNDAPALKQADIGVAMGRGGTEAAKEAADMVLTDDNFATIEAAVEEGRGVFDNLTKFIVWTLPTNLGEGLVILAAVLFGLDLPISPVQILWINMTTAGSLGLMLAFEPREPGVMDRPPRAPGRPILDAGLLRRVVLVGGVLLAAAFGLYAWELGHEAGVAEARTVAVNVFVAMEALYLLNCRSLTRPALSLRLTGNPWVLWGMLGAVALQGLFTYAPLMQKLFGSAAIAPMAWVRILGVAVAGFFLVEAQKTLENRA; encoded by the coding sequence ATGCAGAGCACCACCGGCCCGGCCTGGCACGCCCGCGCCGAAGCCGAGGTCCTGGCCGCACTGGAAACGGACGCCGCAAGCGGCCTGTCCGCCAATGAGTCCGCCCGCCGTCTGGCGCGCCACGGCCCAAACGCCGTCAGCCCCGGCCGCCGGACCGGGGCGCTTGGGCGCTTTCTCCTGCAGTTTCACCAACCGCTCATTTATATCCTGCTGGCCGCCGCAGTTGTCGCCGCCCTGCTGGGCGAAGCGGTGGATGCTACCGTCATCGGCGGCGTGGTGCTGGTCAACGCCGTTGTCGGCTATCTCCAGGAGGCCAAGGCCGTGGCTGCCCTCTCGGCCCTGGCCCGGTCCATGGTCACCGAAGCGGCCGTCCTTCGCAACGGGATCTGGCAGGCCATTGCCGCCGAGGGACTGGTCCCCGGCGACATCGTGCGGCTGCGCCCGGGCGACAAGGTCCCGGCCGATCTGCGTCTTCTCTCGGTGCAAAGCCTGCGCCTGGACGAGTCGCCCCTGACCGGCGAATCCGTACCGGTAGACAAGGCCGTCGCCGCCCTGGCCGAGGAGACCATCCTGGCCGAACGCAGCAATCTGGCCTTTGCCTCCACCCTGGCCGTTTACGGCCAGGGCACGGGGGTGGTGGTCGCCACCGGCGACCATGCCGCCATCGGCCGCATCGCGGCCCTGACTGCCGCCGCCGACGCGCTGGCCACGCCGCTGACCCGGGCCATCGCCCGCTTTTCCCGGCTTGTTCTCTGCGGCATCCTGGTCCTGGCCGGCCTGACCTTTGTCGTGGGCGTGGTCCGGGGCCAGCCGACCACCGACATGTTCATGGCCGCCGTGGCCCTGGCCGTCGGGGCCATCCCCGAAGGCCTGCCGGCCGCCGTCACCGTCATCCTGGCCATCGGCGTTTCGCGCATGGCCGGACGCCGGGCCGTGGTGCGCCACCTGCCGGCGGTTGAGACCCTTGGCTCGACCACGGTGATCTGCACCGACAAGACCGGGACCCTGACCCAAAACCGCATGACGGTCAGTGAGCTGGTCCTGCCGGGCGGCGTCTGGACGGTCGGGCCGGACGGCTTTGCCCCGACAGCCGGAGACGCCGGGGCAGACCGTCGGGAACTCACCGACACGCTGACCGCCGCCGCCCTGTGCAACGACGCGGTCCTGGACGCCGACGGCAGCGGTTTTGCCGGCGATCCCACCGAGGCCGCCCTGCTCGTCGCCGCCAAACGGGCCGGACTCGACCTCGCCAGTCTGGCCCAGGCCCTCCCCCGGCTGGCTGACGAGCCCTTTGCTTCCGAACGCATGTACATGGCCACCCTGCATGCCCCGGGCCGGGAGGCCGCTTCGCACCTCTTTTTCAAGGGTTCCGTGGAGGCCACCCTGCCCCGCTGCCACGCTGCCGCAGGCGCGCCCCTGGATGCGGCCGCCATCCGCCGGACCGTGGAGGACATGGGCCGGCGCGGGCTTCGGGTCCTGGCCCTGGCCCGACGGAAGCTGCCCCCGGGCAGGACCGCCATTGCGGCCGCCGACCACGACAGCGGCCTGACCTTCCTTGGGCTTGTCGGCATGATCGACCCGGCCCGGCCCGAGGCCGTGGCCGCCGTGGCCGCCTGCCGCCGGGCCGGCGTCATGGTCAAGATGATTACCGGCGACCACGCCGCCACCGCCGCCGCCATCGGAGCCGACATCGGCCTGTCCGGCGACAACCCCATCGTGGCCATGACCGGACGCGACATCGACGCGGCTCCGCCTGAAAACTTGCCCCGGCTGGCCGAGGCTGCCCACGTCTTCGCCCGGGTCTCCCCGGAACAAAAGCTCCGTCTGGTCAAGGCGCTCCAGGGACTTGGCCACGTGTGCGCCATGACCGGCGACGGGGTCAACGACGCCCCGGCGCTCAAGCAGGCCGACATCGGGGTGGCCATGGGCCGGGGCGGCACCGAAGCGGCCAAGGAAGCCGCCGACATGGTGCTCACCGACGACAACTTCGCCACCATCGAGGCGGCGGTGGAGGAAGGACGCGGCGTTTTCGACAATCTCACCAAGTTCATCGTCTGGACCCTGCCGACCAACCTGGGCGAGGGGCTGGTCATCCTGGCGGCTGTGCTCTTTGGCCTGGACCTGCCCATTTCGCCGGTGCAGATTTTGTGGATCAACATGACCACGGCCGGCAGCCTCGGGCTCATGCTGGCCTTTGAACCGCGCGAACCGGGTGTGATGGATCGGCCGCCCCGCGCCCCTGGCCGGCCGATCCTCGACGCCGGACTGCTGCGCCGCGTGGTCCTTGTCGGCGGGGTGCTCTTGGCCGCCGCCTTTGGCCTGTACGCCTGGGAACTGGGCCACGAAGCCGGCGTGGCCGAGGCCCGGACCGTGGCGGTCAATGTCTTTGTGGCCATGGAGGCGCTCTATCTCTTAAACTGCCGCTCCCTGACGCGGCCGGCCCTGTCCCTGCGCCTGACCGGCAATCCCTGGGTGCTTTGGGGCATGCTCGGAGCCGTGGCCCTGCAAGGACTTTTCACCTATGCCCCGTTGATGCAGAAGCTGTTCGGTTCGGCCGCCATCGCGCCCATGGCCTGGGTACGGATTCTTGGCGTGGCCGTGGCCGGTTTTTTCCTGGTCGAAGCCCAAAAAACATTGGAGAACCGGGCTTAG
- a CDS encoding aldehyde ferredoxin oxidoreductase C-terminal domain-containing protein, giving the protein MDQPTADILFFDLTTGRRRRESPAGCDLRADRGGRGLAGAIFAASPAVPWDDPAACLCLFPGALAGYDLPGASFASLVGANPHTGGVLTASVPGGIGQGLARCGLAGLVLTGRADVPMLLMLDGQGLRLVPAGDLAGQGLAAIAAALAPWHGLLAVGPAARAGSRLAIAVADGVHPVGRGGSGLLLAAKNIVAVVVAATVAGEPAPVPVDAAAMGAARAAMERLIAAAPALSGPCGFGRFGTAALLDLTAGRRMLPTRNFRQTVFAQAAAVSAPRLDAVFTPRAVGCPGCPVPCRRVTDSGAIMPDGDALSHFTALLGLADGRLAVAANSACLDMGLDPPGAAAVLAGRAEADGRDPDPGEVPAAVAALAKAPAALPALCVKGVALPAFDPRGACGLALSLAVGPAGPDAWGGLCLAHELLRKPVATDRFTFAGKARAVYLGENAVAAAASLGGCPLCTLAVGLEEWGLAVSAATGTIVAAGELARLGERAVFRERQRNARAGIAAAADDLPERFFTEPGSSGEGIDVPPLSRPAFLAARAGYYRLRGVAEDGRPSPGRAEELELPWLA; this is encoded by the coding sequence ATGGACCAGCCGACTGCCGACATCCTTTTTTTCGACCTGACCACGGGTCGCCGCCGCCGGGAATCCCCGGCCGGCTGCGACCTGCGGGCGGACCGGGGCGGGCGTGGGCTGGCCGGAGCCATTTTCGCCGCCTCACCGGCCGTCCCGTGGGACGACCCGGCGGCCTGCCTGTGCCTGTTTCCCGGGGCGCTGGCCGGTTACGACCTGCCTGGGGCCTCGTTTGCCTCCCTGGTTGGGGCAAATCCGCATACGGGCGGGGTGTTGACGGCGTCCGTGCCCGGCGGAATCGGGCAGGGTCTGGCCCGGTGCGGTCTGGCCGGGCTGGTGTTGACCGGCCGGGCGGATGTGCCGATGCTCCTCATGCTTGACGGGCAGGGGTTGCGCCTTGTCCCGGCCGGCGACCTGGCCGGACAGGGCTTGGCCGCAATAGCAGCCGCCTTGGCTCCCTGGCACGGCCTGCTGGCGGTCGGGCCGGCGGCGCGGGCCGGTTCGCGGCTGGCCATTGCCGTGGCCGACGGCGTGCATCCGGTTGGCCGGGGCGGGAGCGGCCTGCTTTTGGCCGCCAAAAATATTGTGGCGGTCGTGGTCGCTGCCACGGTGGCCGGGGAACCGGCTCCGGTCCCGGTCGATGCTGCGGCCATGGGCGCGGCCCGGGCCGCCATGGAGCGTCTCATCGCTGCGGCCCCGGCCTTGTCCGGTCCGTGCGGCTTTGGCCGCTTCGGCACGGCCGCCCTCCTGGACCTGACCGCCGGGCGGCGGATGCTCCCCACCCGTAATTTCCGCCAGACCGTTTTCGCCCAGGCCGCGGCCGTCTCGGCCCCGCGCCTGGATGCCGTCTTCACGCCCCGGGCGGTCGGCTGTCCCGGCTGTCCCGTGCCCTGCCGCCGGGTGACGGATTCCGGGGCCATCATGCCCGATGGCGACGCCCTGTCCCATTTCACGGCCCTGCTCGGGCTGGCCGACGGCCGTCTGGCCGTTGCCGCCAACTCCGCCTGTCTGGATATGGGCCTCGATCCGCCGGGCGCGGCGGCGGTCCTGGCCGGCCGGGCCGAGGCCGACGGCCGTGACCCCGACCCGGGCGAGGTCCCCGCCGCCGTCGCTGCCCTGGCAAAGGCCCCGGCAGCCCTGCCGGCCCTTTGCGTCAAGGGCGTGGCCCTGCCGGCCTTTGACCCGCGCGGAGCCTGCGGCCTGGCCCTGTCCCTGGCTGTGGGTCCGGCCGGACCGGATGCCTGGGGCGGACTGTGCCTGGCCCATGAGCTGCTGCGAAAGCCTGTGGCCACCGACCGTTTCACCTTTGCCGGCAAGGCCAGGGCGGTCTATCTGGGCGAAAACGCGGTGGCGGCGGCGGCCTCCCTTGGCGGCTGCCCGCTTTGCACCCTGGCTGTCGGTCTGGAAGAATGGGGGCTGGCCGTGTCGGCCGCAACCGGAACCATTGTTGCCGCTGGCGAACTGGCCAGGCTTGGCGAGCGGGCGGTTTTCCGGGAGCGGCAGCGAAACGCCCGGGCCGGGATTGCCGCCGCAGCCGACGATCTGCCCGAGCGCTTTTTCACCGAACCGGGCTCAAGCGGCGAGGGCATCGACGTGCCGCCGCTGTCCCGGCCGGCGTTTCTGGCCGCCCGGGCCGGGTATTACCGGCTGCGGGGCGTAGCCGAAGACGGCCGGCCAAGCCCGGGGCGGGCCGAGGAGCTGGAGCTGCCATGGCTGGCCTGA